The Hordeum vulgare subsp. vulgare chromosome 4H, MorexV3_pseudomolecules_assembly, whole genome shotgun sequence genomic interval tggcttcactagcgtgggattactgtcgcttgactacagGAGTTACTGTAGCACCAATCCGAGGATGTCACAGGTATCACAATGCAATTAACTCTCTCGAACGCTTTGTGGTGTTAATTCGCCTCGACAACATTcgaaatactccctctgtttacTTATACAAGGCCATTATGAAATATACATTTTGCATCTATATAAGGCCATCAACAGTAATCAAGGCAAAAATTAATGGTGTTTTCTTAAACTAACAACTTGTTCAATACTTGCATGCATACAATCATAACGATACTCAAGTACCTCTTCCACTCATGCCCTCCATTATGTAGGCCAAAATCGGTGCCATATTCACTTTTGATTCATTTGGCATCGGTGTCCTCCATTGCCCAGCTGGTGTCTTAAGAAAATTTGTGGGAACCGGAGCAAGTAGTTGCTCCGATGCTAAATTCAGTGAGGTAATAAAAATTCTATATCTTGCATGCATACTAGATGGAAACAGTTTCGTGTGAGAGAAAAACTTAATTACTTAATAGATGTGGGTCAGTCTTTCATTGATGCCAAATTGTGTACATTTTGAGGTCATCTCCAATGGTTctaagatagttgttggtaaaTTTTGAcacatataatttttgatgatgagTCATGCAATAAATAAGGAAAGAGGGTAAGGTTGTATTTAAATTAACCAGCATCCTTGCACAAGCTTCAATAAGgaatgagagagcaccttatttattTCGTCATATCTTATTAAACAAACTAGATATAACCCATTAAAGTAATTATATGTTAAGGTGTTGGTTGATGACATGTCATATTTTATCAACAAGTTAACCAACAAAATGTTGAAGATGCCCTTAGAGGGGTGCCAAAAGCTTTTCATCTGACATTCACGTATACGTGGCACACTTGACAGAATTTTGACACCGGATACATAGTGAAAGGCCTCAGTGTTcttgcatgcatgtagtgtattaatgATCCTAATGTATGAAAAAAGCTAGATTATAAAACATGTATTAAATTTGATCTTGATATCCGTAAATAAAAATGAAGGAAGTATATGTAATCATCCAAAAGCGAAAGCCACATAATTTTACCTTTTTTTAACGGACAGCTATAAACCTTTGCCCTCATCATGTATTATAGCCCTCCGTGTCATAAAATAAGATCGGTTTTCATACTATAATAGTTTTAAAACCACTGTTATATTATAGAATGGAGGAAGTACGtattaaggatgcccgtaatagTAATATCATAGcgaatattgcttttggctcccgagctcactggaggcctttaaattcaaacttcaaattcagtgaaaatttgtattttaatgtttcaaaaaattctaaaaaaaatacatagataaatgaaggtataatacacaagtgtgtaaattttcagaacaaaatacgttgaaatgagggctgtgtaaaaaagacaaatctaaggTTGTgtaacacatgttactattcatcatttcagatcATGAAATTGTCTTTTTTATACAGATcacgttttaaagtattttgacctgaaattttacacacatgtcggttacatctttacatacatgcatatttgttttcagaattttttgaaccataaaaatttgaatttgaatttttcaaaaataaaggccTTCATGGCTCCTGGGAGCCAAAACGTCATTCTCATACCATAGGTAGTACCATACATGCGAACTAGGCAATTTCGATGAGGTGGCataaaattaaatgaaaaaatagagggttgagtatcatatatgataccgtatcatactaAATGATGTATTACTATGTGTCTtacatgacaataaatgaactatatatgatactaacatatgatattatgcattacggatgtggtattaTACActcgtatcatatactagtatatgatactaaccATTACAGACTAATCTGCTGGCGCCACTCCGGTGTACGGGACGAACACCCAAGCATATCAAACCACGTCGAGTTTTAACACTCATCAAAGTTAACGTCCACCCAACGCGGTACAGTCTACCCTTTCCTACCAAACCAGCGGCACACGCACGACGAGCACATTTTTTACACCGGTACGTCAACGCCGTGCAGCCAGTACCAGGTCACGCACCAGCTCGTCCACCATCGCGTCCATCACCAGCCCTTCCAGCAACCCGCCGACCTCCCGCTCCTCCTCGGCGACGCAGACCCAGCGCCGCCCGCGCTCCATGTCGGCCAGCGCGGCCTCCCCGGCGAACAGCACGTCCTCCGCGCCCCACCGCGTCCCGGCGCCCTTCACCCATTCCCGCGCCGCACGCACCAGCACCGACACGTCGTCCAACGGCCTCGCCGCGCCGACGGCCAGCCCCGCGTCCGACGCAcggcgccggccgagcccctccgcgAAGAAGTCCAGGAGCAGCCGTTCCGTGGCAACCGAAGAAGTAGTGGCCGCCGTGTCGCCGCCGTCGTCCTTGAGGAGTCGCGCGAGGAGGCGGTGTGCCTCGTCAGGTCCGCGCTCCGCTGTACCATCGGCGCCCCGGCACCGTGGTGACCACGTCGTCGCAGCGCCGTGGTCGGCGCCTGAGTTGCTCGTCTGGGTGCGGGCGTCGTCAGATTCCCCGGGCTGGCGATCGGGCGCGCCACCGAAGTGCGCCTCGAGATCCACGGGGCACACCGCGTGCGCCAGGCCGTCGAGCCGCCGGATCTTGCGCAGCAGCAGCTCCTGCGCCTGCGCCTCGTTCGACCCTGCAGCCCCATGCATCGACGATGTTAATTAAATCAAAATCGACGGCTGTGAATTGTTAACACTAGATCCATGAAAATTGTTAACAGCACTACTCCTGATGGTTGACCTAGCTAGCGCTGCTCATACTACTGCGACTCTCCAGGTTCCAGGCTGTGAAAAAACTTATTTACTACTCCACACGATGCGTTGAGTATATAGGAGTATATATACATGATCGACTCGACAAGCGTCACGATCACATGCGACGGCCTAGATCCCGCTGCTCATCGTAGCATGCATCAATGCATGGCGGCAAGAGTCAATTCATGGGAGGTCTCAGCCAGCCAAGGAGACCGGCCGGCACGCCAAACGGGGAGAGGTGCCTGTGGTCCAGTCCATGGGCAATGGGGACTACTCAACGGCTTCGATGGAGCTCTGGAGTCTGGGCCGCTGGCCGATCTGGAGGTTGAAGATTCAGCTGAGGCGGCTTTAATGCCCATAATAGTGTCGTGTCCGAGCATGGTGCCTACACCGGCGTGGCACGCTAGCCAACATTGATCGACCACGTACGGCACCGATGAATTTTTCAGTGTTATAAATTGCCGGAaaacttgacacatgcaaaccaacACATACGTTCATTGCAGTTAGATGCCCGTCGTGCAATACAGTAcgtggtaatcttggagggagaagagaagagaaggctTACGTAACGTACGTTGGGAGTCATCGGGGAGGCAGTGCTGGAAGGAGGTGGCAGGCGAGCAGGTGCCGGCGTCGCTCgtttcatcgtcgttgtcgtcgtcgtggtggtggtggaaggGGAAGTCCATGACGGACACGGGGCTCAGCTGCTGCTTCCCCTCCTCCGCCGATCCCACGCCATCCGTTAGCCTCTCCTGCAACGCACGCACAGACCGGGTTAATATATTTACCATCTCGGTCATTTTAACCACATACACAGGCAAGTAGAGCAAGCAAAACAAGATGCCAGACGACAGAGAGGACCGGCGGCAGGGATGGAACCAAAAGACGAGCGTCGCGTTGCAAATgtcagatagatagatagatagatagatagatagatagacacTTGTCCTCTTTGCAGCTGACAACCATGGCGGATCATCGGGTCATTTAACTCCGATGGTCGCCGCCGATGGTGGCTGTGGAGGAGAGAACGTGGCTTGGCGCTTTCGAGGCAGCTGGCTAGCAGACGTACACGTACTCGTGAGTGACGTGACGTGGCAGTGCCACCGTGGGCGATACCTGGGCAAGACGCTACCACGGAAAAGTACACTTGATCTGCCAAAATTTATGACCACGAGCGGTGAAGTGGATGGCTCTGCTCAGCCCAAgcaattattttattttcttttcttttgaaatGCAGTCGATTAGAGCTCGTTAACTCCTTAGCGGTGAGCCCACCCGAGCTCACTTGAACTGACGAAACCGTACGCTACAGACAACCGGAGCACGCAGGCGCAGGCACGTCACACACTACTGCTCCCTATTCACTCCACTCATAATGTGACCGTACGTAAACCACTCGATGCGTTCGTTGTAACTTGTCTACCGCTAGAATTAAAGAGCTTTTGGTGTCTGGGCTCAAGTGCCCAGCTGCCACGGTAAAAAAGCGATCCCCATTTCTGAGGCACGTCGCAGAGGACCTTTCTGGGGACAGGGAGTATACCAGCAGACGGGCCCATATGTCAGTGTGTTGAGAGCTGTTAGTGTCGGTCCGTAGACCTGAGTTTGACAGCGACGCACGCGCGGCGCCGGGGGTACGGGTACGATCTTATTAGGAGGGGTGTTTCTTTCCACGGACTTTTTGGTGTAAGGACTAAAAAAAATTCATTTAATCTcatgtgaaagaaacaggagggacttttaagaATTAAAAGGGGTATTTGAGACTAAAGAAAGAAGTCCCTACAGAAGGGGCTTTTTGAGACTTTTTTAgcactttttccaacagtgcccctacttttagcatgtcatttaataacctctagtATATTTATTAGGGGTAACATGATCTTTTtatatgtcatttaatgacctctagttcaTGTTTAGTTCTTAAAAAAAGGGATAGgaactagagactttttagttgagAGTAAAAAAAGTCTTAaaactttttaaagaaacaggtCCTTAGTCGTCTCCATCACATCGaaatcaagagagaatatttcGGGCTCACCACTAAACGCACAGAGCCCATCCCATCCCATCACCTATAGATTACTTGAGTCTCTCTACGACCCCTACGTGCGGTGTCTGCCCATGCATTGCTTTCCCGGCGTTGCCGAAAATCGTTTGGAGAATCCAAAGTGATTAAAGTTTCACAtgtgatatgtatgtatgtatgtatgcagtgGCGTTGCCCATGCATAGCGATCGATCACCAAACTCCACTGTATTTACGCCGCGCCAACTAACAAATCGCGCGATGATTGAAGCGGCATTCAACGCGCGggcaccaccagagagagccaaggCGAGCGGGCGGCAACTAGTCAAACATGCAATGGACTGTGCTGGGCCGGAGGGAGGGGAGGACTCACCGTGTGCTTGGCACCGGCATCGGAGGGGTCGACGCTGCCCGAGCTGGACGACGGAGACGGCGAGGGCGAAGGCTTCGATGCTGGCTTCTCCAGCGCCGCGTCCACGGGCGGCGAGCCTGGGGTTTCCGCCTCCGACTCGGCGTAGTCGGACGCGGAGCAGCTGCTGACGACGGGCGACGGGAGACCGAGGGAGTCCCGCTCgctgtcgtcgccatcgtcgtcgtcgtcgtcggggtGGCGCCTCCAGAATACGAGCCGCCGCGAGAGGGTCCTGGAGAAGCGCGAGATGGCGGCGAGCGACCGGGGGCTCCTGGGGAAGAGGAAGGACGAGAGCGTCCGCGACGGGCTCCGCCGCAGGTCGGCCTCGATGAGCAGCCGCACGGGCGCCGCCTCCGCCCTCAGCTTCGCCTGCGTGGCCTCGTCCTCGGAACGGACGGGGCACGGGAGCAGTCGGCGCGGGTAGGAGCGGAAGCCGTCGCTGCAGCTGGAGTCGCACGCCATCTCCAGGAAGTCCCGCAGCGTCAGCGGCGCCGTCGCCCCCATCGGTGCCGGCTGCTGAGCGCCCTGCGTGCGCGCGCGCGTGCTACTGCCGGCGAGCTGCGGCGCGCGTCGGTGGGAAATGCATGTGGAGGCTGTGTGCGCGCAGTGCGGGCTCGACTTGTGCCGGCTGCCGGGCCGGCGAGGTTTTGGGGTAGCTGAGACTTGAGAGGCTGAGATGGACGAGTgatggggagggagaggagggaggagcgaGGTGGCTGCCGGTGTGGCAGCTGTGGGGTGGCTCAGGTTAAGTAGAGGCAGTTCGATGCACGCAGTGGGCCGGCGTTTAAACGAAGcccgctggctggctggctggctgttcCCGCTGGATCTTTTCCCGTGGTCACCGGCCGGTCAGTCAGATGTCAGCACCATTGCGATACTACGCGATAAGCAACCTGCCACTTGATTAAGTTCACGAGTGTATTAGTTATGAACCGGAGTGGATACGAAAACCGACTTCCGTAAAATGTATGATTATGTAAGCGTATgtgcttttatttttattttatatttgatgCGATAGATTTTTTAAATAAATTAGGACATCTTCAGCGCAAACCCTTTTAAATAAATTAGGACATCTTCAACACAAATCCTTAAACCGTGTGCATACGCTTTGAACCACGTGTTTCGGACCGCTAAAACCATCCAACGCGTACGTTAATCGGTCGGTTCAGCAGTTCGGCATATATTTTTTGCAACCCACAAAAAAAGGGTAGGGGTTTGCGTGCGTCCGAAACGTTACCACGCCTCCTTCTGATTGCCCACCCCATCCAAAACTATCAACACACGTTTTTGGTCATCTGTCTGCATTCATATTGTTATAGACCAACCGCTACAGATTGATGTCAGCTTAGAGCGGACGCAACCTTTCATAGTGGATATTGAAGCAATGGGTTGGTCGAGAGAGCGTCGTCCGCTGCACTCTCGACTGAACATGGCGATTGATTAGTTTGGACAATGACGATTTATTATCCGTGCCATGGTTTTTTTTATGATGGACCATGTTAAATTTGTTTTCTACATAATAATGCATTTTATTATCTTTATACACCATGGCAaatttctgttttggaatttttgttcCATGATGGCAATTTTTGTTGTTGAACAAGTCATGCTAAACTATGTTTGTATGCCatggattttttttttaaaaactatGCATGTCATTTACATAATGCAAATTTATATTCAAGCAATTAACCCCACTATCATGGCAAACTTACACCGTTTGTGTGTCTTTTGGCTTTGATCTGCATCATAGCAATTTTTCTACAAGTTCTATCTCTCCACATTTTGCATGCAAATTTTACTATGCACATTTATTTTGGTAATGTAATAGACGTCGGAAAATAATCTGTACATAATATGGCCATTAATTATTGTATTCTACTCCCTCTATCTGAaattacttgtcgcacaaatatataaaaatagaTGTATCTCGAACTaatatacatctagatacatccattcttaTATATGacgagtattttcggacggagggggtGTATGATAATAATCCCTTCATTCCATAATGTGGTATATATACATTAATTTGAAAATTAAACTTTGTCAAttttgaccaagtttatagaCCAAAATGTCTTACATCTACACTACCAAACACGTATAGTATGAAAATATAACTCATGATGTATCCAATGATGTGCATTTGGTTTTCTAGATGTATCTATTATGGTCAAAATTTGTAATGTTtgatttttagaaaaaaaattaTACACACTAAATTATGGAGCGAAGGCGAGTACTCACTGCATATGTCATACAATATTTTTTTTGTATATATAATTTGTTGTTAGACAGTTTTGACAATTCTTTTTTTATTGTGCAAAGATGTATTGTGTTTGGACCAGAAGGCCTAGCACGTTGGGTGGTCTTCCCGCTATATTTTGCGATTGCGCAGGGTGTTTTTCCCCGTATCAAACGAAATCATTTACTGGGGGGACTTTCTTTTGCTCTACCCCCTCCCAGATTTAGTCCTGCATGGAAATAATTCTATTATTAGAATATCTCCAGTCGATTATGGATGTGCTTGGTTGCCTAGAGTGAATAACTACTGCAT includes:
- the LOC123449910 gene encoding uncharacterized protein LOC123449910 isoform X2, which gives rise to MGATAPLTLRDFLEMACDSSCSDGFRSYPRRLLPCPVRSEDEATQAKLRAEAAPVRLLIEADLRRSPSRTLSSFLFPRSPRSLAAISRFSRTLSRRLVFWRRHPDDDDDDGDDSERDSLGLPSPVVSSCSASDYAESEAETPGSPPVDAALEKPASKPSPSPSPSSSSGSVDPSDAGAKHTERLTDGVGSAEEGKQQLSPVSVMDFPFHHHHDDDNDDETSDAGTCSPATSFQHCLPDDSQRSNEAQAQELLLRKIRRLDGLAHAVCPVDLEAHFGGAPDRQPGESDDARTQTSNSGADHGAATTWSPRCRGADGTAERGPDEAHRLLARLLKDDGGDTAATTSSVATERLLLDFFAEGLGRRRASDAGLAVGAARPLDDVSVLVRAAREWVKGAGTRWGAEDVLFAGEAALADMERGRRWVCVAEEEREVGGLLEGLVMDAMVDELVRDLVLAARR
- the LOC123449910 gene encoding uncharacterized protein LOC123449910 isoform X1, which translates into the protein MGATAPLTLRDFLEMACDSSCSDGFRSYPRRLLPCPVRSEDEATQAKLRAEAAPVRLLIEADLRRSPSRTLSSFLFPRSPRSLAAISRFSRTLSRRLVFWRRHPDDDDDDGDDSERDSLGLPSPVVSSCSASDYAESEAETPGSPPVDAALEKPASKPSPSPSPSSSSGSVDPSDAGAKHTERLTDGVGSAEEGKQQLSPVSVMDFPFHHHHDDDNDDETSDAGTCSPATSFQHCLPDDSQRTLRSNEAQAQELLLRKIRRLDGLAHAVCPVDLEAHFGGAPDRQPGESDDARTQTSNSGADHGAATTWSPRCRGADGTAERGPDEAHRLLARLLKDDGGDTAATTSSVATERLLLDFFAEGLGRRRASDAGLAVGAARPLDDVSVLVRAAREWVKGAGTRWGAEDVLFAGEAALADMERGRRWVCVAEEEREVGGLLEGLVMDAMVDELVRDLVLAARR